AGGGCAAAAGGTGAAGAAAGAATAATGAAGGTGAAGGGAATACTTGGAAATCAAGATTTGTGAGTGTCATCGCTCATAATCACTATGCGTGGTTTCAAACTGAAAGATCGTTGTAAGACTACTCAAGTCCATGCTTACAACGCTAACCCTTTTCCTACTATTTCCCCAACTTCTTCCAAGCTCCAATACCTTACAATCGACTCCATTTTGTCTGAATCTCCTTTTCTTCCCTATGGCCTTCCAAAAACACATTCTTTTGAGCCCCCACTTGACCTTTCTCTCAAATCTCTTGATTTCGTTCAATCCTTAGCTCACCTTTACCGCAAACTTCAGATGACACAAGATTTTGATAAATCTTTGCTTCATTTAGAACAATATGCTCTCTTGTACACccttggtgatccaaaattgcTACGTAGGTGTCTTCAATCTGCTCGTCAACATGCTGTTGATGTCCATTCCAAGGTCGTTTTGTCTGCTTGGTTGAGGTTTGAGAGGAGAGAGGATGAATTGGTTGGATCATCACCTTTCGATTGTATTGGAAGAGTTCTTGAATGCCCCAAAACTGCTTTGCTACATGGCTATGATCCCAAATCAGTTTTTGATCATTGCCAATCTCATGGGCCCCCCCAACCACCACCTAATCAGATCTCAGATGCCAATAATTTCCTCACCTCAGAAAACGATGGGGGCATAGTTCACTTCTGCATACACAATCACGAAGTCAACTGTATTCGAGGTAGAATTGCAGCTCTCTCTGCTCCATTAAAATCAATGTTGTATGGTGATTTCATTGAGTCTGAGAAGGAAACAATTGATTTTACACACATTGGCATATCTGTCGATGGAATGAGAGCTGTAGATTCCTTTAGTAGGACTAGAAGATTTGATTCCTACCCACCGAACATACTTCTCGAGCTTCTTTCATTTGCAAACAGATTCTGTTGTGAGGAACTCAAGTCTGCTAGTGATTCTTACTTGGCTTCTTTGGTTTCTGATATTGATGAGGCATTCATTCTAATTGATTATGCTCTAGATGAGAGAGCACCTCTGCTTGTGGCGTCTTGCTTGCAGCTAATGCTAAGAGAGCTTCCAGGTTATTTGTATAATCCAAAAGTTCTCTGCACATTTTGTAGCTCTGAGGCTAGGGAGAGACTTGCTACAGTTGGGCAAGCTTCTTTCCTCTTATATTATTTCCTTAGCCAGGTAGCAATAGAAGATAACATGATGTCCAAAGTTACACTTATGTTGTTGGAGAGATTGAAGGAGTGTGCCACTGAAACATGGCAAAAGGCACTATCTATGCATCAACTTGGATGTGTGTTGCTTGAAAGAAAGGATTACAAAGAAGCTCAACATTATTTTGAGATGGCAATTGAGGCTGGCCATGTTTATTCAGTAGTAGGTGTTGCACGGACTAAATTCAAGCAAGGGCAGCGGTTTTTAGCTTTTGAGCTAATTAATGGTATTATTTCAGAGTATACACCTACGGGGTGGATGTACCAAGAGAGGTCTTTGTACAGCTTAGGCAAACAAAAGATTTTGGATGTTAATGATGCCAGCAGATTGGATCCCGCCCTTTCTTTTCCGTACAAATACAGAGCCATTGTGATGGTCGAAGAGGACCAGGTTGAGGCTGCTATTGTGGAGATAAATCGAATTATTGGTTTTAAGGTCTCTCCAGACTGCCTTGAACTGCGGGCTTGGTGTTTTATTGCACTTGAGGATTATCAATCTGCTATAAGAGATATCCGAGCATTGTTGACTCTAGAGCCAAACTATATGATGTTTCGTGGGAAAATGAGGGCTGACCACCTGGTTGAGCTTCTCAGTCTGCACGTCCAGCCGTGGAGCCCTGCAGATTGCTGGATGCAACTCTATGATCGATGGTCATCTGTTGATGATATTGGTTCACTGGCTGTTATACACCAGATGCTCATAAATGATCCTGGGAGGAGCATTCTGCGATTCAGACAATCTCTGCTCCTATTACGGTAGtttctcttttgatttttgCTGCAAGTTTAAGCTGTATGCACAATTCCTACCTTCTTTAGATCCTGATATCCGTTTCCTTCATTTTTGGGGAATGGGAGCAAAAACGAAAAAAGGGAAAGACTTATCAATGTGATGAGAGATAAACTTTTTGTGGCGATCTATTGATCATAAGCTTGTTGTCTCATGTGGTTTGTTATGCTTAAACAACATGACTATTGATTGTAGCACATTACGCCCGGGTTTTAAGTTATAAGATCGTGTAGTATAAGTTGAAATTGATAACTTACGAAGCAACTTTatcctaattattttatttggattGAAACGACAAATGTGAAtgacatataaatatattttggaaaaaaaatggcAATATAGGTCATTCATAGACAGAAAAGCCTTATCATGGGTAACATTCCATGCTATTGATTTTCATAATCATTTGATAGAAACACATCCTATAGCTTATGTTTACCTAACACACTTTACATGCAGGTTAAATTGTCAAAAAGCTGCAATGCGCAGTTTGCGCCTGGCCTGGAATCATTCCACCTCCACATATGAAAGGCTTGTGTACGAAGGATGGATTTTATATGACACTGGACATCGTGAAGAAGCACTTGCCAAGGCTGAGGAATCCATTTCTCTCCAAAGGTCATTCGAAGCCTTTTTCCTTAAAGCGTATGCTCTAGCTGATGCAACTCTGGATTCTGAATCTTCATCTTATGTCATCCAACTGTTGGAGGAAGCACTAAAATGTCCTTCAGATGGTCTTCGCAAGGGACAAGTGGGTCATTTGTCCAAACTAGTTCTCTTGGTGTTTCTGTAAATGAATTTATTCATGTTATATTTTCTTGGCAGGCATTAAATAATCTGGGGAGTATTTACGTGGATTGCAATAAGCTTGACCTTGCTGCAGACTGCTATGTCAGGGCCCTTGAGATAAAACATACAAGAGCTCATCAAGGGTTAGCTCGTGTATATCATCTAAAAGGTGATCGGAAGTCTGCTTATGAGGAAATGACTAAGCTGATAGACAAGGCTCAGAACAAGGCATCAGCTTATGAAAAACGGTCAGAGTATTGTGATCGTGATATGGCAAATGGTGATCTCAGCATGGCCTCACTATTGGATCCTTTAAGGACTTACCCTTATAGATACAGGGCTGCAGGTATATTATCACTTTCAATAGGTTTGCCACCCTTGCTTGTTACTAACTTCTTTGTTCAGGAAGAGATTGCTAAAATTCTGACTAACAACCTCACTGTAGGATGACAAATAAAACTTGTTATATGAATTTGAAGTGAAGTTCATCTGTGATTATATTTGAGGGGaatattttcttagtttctatTACTAGTTGTGTTAAAGATTCCTGGTGTAACCTAAAGAAGTTTCACAAATAGGAAGCAATATTTTGCTTGTATGACTGGGCTTGAACGGATGAATCTTCTTATTGAAAATGCAACTCAGTTTTTGAAGGATTATTAGTGTTGATAAAGGATGAATACATGTCCGTAGGGATGGGAATGGGGCGGGGCAGGTTTCGGGCTATGCGGTCCGGAGCGGGTTTAAGGATATGTGGGGGCGGGGGCAGGGAAGGAGGGCGGGGCaggttaaaaatatatttttaaaaaattaatgggGGCCGGGTTGCGGGTCTATGTGGGGTTGAACAAAAcagaagttttaaaaaatagtatttcTAAAAGCTTGCTTAATACTAACTACAATGTTTGGAAAGAAATTGTATTCTGTTATTTCAAATTAACAAAAAGTTaggagaaatgactagcactgCGTTGTGCTATTTGaaatagataaataatattGTATTCTGCTTCTGCTATACAtgtaaaaataggaaataaattcaataactaaaaacTATCCCTAATCCTATTTTGGAGGAGAAGAAAATTATGCTGGATGGGGGAAGATTTATGCCCAACCCCCACCTCGTCCTATTGCCATCCCTACATGTCCAAACTGCCAAGAAAAAAGTTCAACCAAAAATTGATATAGAATCGCTTGAAAGAGCCTTTATTTAGGAGAATACcgtctcttttcttcttctaggATTGCGATTACTATCActcttataatttaaatatggtCTTCTAACACATTTGCCATGGTCAGTGATCTTCGTTTTTTCCATGTCTCAGCATCGCCTAATAGCATTGTTTAACAGTAAAATTCCTATTCTTGCTGCCAATCTAAAGTATAGTCTTTCACATCTTCATCTAATACCACAATTTCCAGTTTCTGCatcaaaaagttcaaatcttcCCTTTCTAAATCATTTGAATCCCTTCTAAACAGCAGATTGTGTGGGGACCAATATAGAttgaaataataaagtaaaaatagaaGGACAAAGATAAGGAATAAAAATGATCGGAGTATGAAAGCATGCGCCTACCATTTCTGTCAGAAGAGTAATTGCAACGTAGCAATTTGTGTGCGTCAGAATTAATTCATTCGGATTGGTAAAAACAACAGCTCCTCTTGCTATTAAATTTAATAGGATTGTTGGTCTTTCAGTTGAAGtactccaaaaaataaaaaaataagagagcTATAAGGAGGAGATAGAGTAATCCACAAGTTCTTTTAAGTCTGTGAGAAAATAGAGTTGAAGTAACATTGTAGTGAgttgtgcttttttttttccatttaaggTGTAGTAATCTCTTTATACTGCCAAGTTGTTAAACTGTTGTTGTAATTATACTTTGTTTAGATATATCTTTTACCCCGTTAAAAGATATGTTGTAGTTATTACTTTCTTGTTTTTGCTATTAGCGTAGACATAATTCCTGGGTGGCATTATTATTTTCAAcaatgtggtatcagagccatgaCAAATAATTGTCCATTGTCTTTTCAGTACCCCGTCTCACAAAAGAATATTATGTAAAATTGTTTCTATGAATGAAAGTCATTCTTGCTCCtaagatgcttaggaaattgTAGACAATGGGTGCAAAAAACCCACTAATGAGGAAAGTCTGTCTCATCATAAAAAAGATGTACACCTCAGAATTGAAGGATTTTGGGCCCATTAGTCTGATTGGCAGTGTCTATAAATCATATCCAAGATCCTAATAGGAAGGCTTAAGTAAATAATGTCTAAGTTGATGgataaacatcaaataactttCGTTGAGGGTAGGCAGATCATAAATGCCATTCTTATTGCCAATGAATGTTTGGATGTGAGGAACTCAAATAAAGTCCCTTGGGATATCACTCACACCAATCTAGTTCTTAttttcaagaaggaaaaggtTAGTAACTTCACTAACCTTAGGCCGATTAGTCTAAGTACTTTTGCCAACAAGATCATCTCCGGAATGCTACATGAGAGGATGATGGTAGTGCTACCTTGGCTGATCTCGTCAAACCAGTCTTGCCTGCACTACCTCTCCACTGAAATGTTATCTAGCTGCTTCAATAAACCTTTTAACTTAATTTAGAAAATAGCAATCAATAGTCTCTCTTTCACTGCCCCACATAATTTCATTGACGGAAAGTCGAAAACTATCACATTTGGTCGGTGAgaatgaaatcatcttttgaaacCTTATGCGTTTTGGAATGTCGTGATGGAAAAAAATT
The nucleotide sequence above comes from Solanum pennellii chromosome 9, SPENNV200. Encoded proteins:
- the LOC107031354 gene encoding ethylene-overproduction protein 1-like → MRGFKLKDRCKTTQVHAYNANPFPTISPTSSKLQYLTIDSILSESPFLPYGLPKTHSFEPPLDLSLKSLDFVQSLAHLYRKLQMTQDFDKSLLHLEQYALLYTLGDPKLLRRCLQSARQHAVDVHSKVVLSAWLRFERREDELVGSSPFDCIGRVLECPKTALLHGYDPKSVFDHCQSHGPPQPPPNQISDANNFLTSENDGGIVHFCIHNHEVNCIRGRIAALSAPLKSMLYGDFIESEKETIDFTHIGISVDGMRAVDSFSRTRRFDSYPPNILLELLSFANRFCCEELKSASDSYLASLVSDIDEAFILIDYALDERAPLLVASCLQLMLRELPGYLYNPKVLCTFCSSEARERLATVGQASFLLYYFLSQVAIEDNMMSKVTLMLLERLKECATETWQKALSMHQLGCVLLERKDYKEAQHYFEMAIEAGHVYSVVGVARTKFKQGQRFLAFELINGIISEYTPTGWMYQERSLYSLGKQKILDVNDASRLDPALSFPYKYRAIVMVEEDQVEAAIVEINRIIGFKVSPDCLELRAWCFIALEDYQSAIRDIRALLTLEPNYMMFRGKMRADHLVELLSLHVQPWSPADCWMQLYDRWSSVDDIGSLAVIHQMLINDPGRSILRFRQSLLLLRLNCQKAAMRSLRLAWNHSTSTYERLVYEGWILYDTGHREEALAKAEESISLQRSFEAFFLKAYALADATLDSESSSYVIQLLEEALKCPSDGLRKGQALNNLGSIYVDCNKLDLAADCYVRALEIKHTRAHQGLARVYHLKGDRKSAYEEMTKLIDKAQNKASAYEKRSEYCDRDMANGDLSMASLLDPLRTYPYRYRAAVLMDDQRETEAVEELTRAISFKPDLQMLNLRAAFHESMTDFSRALQDSEAALCLDPNHKDTLDLYSRTRLKNT